In Oscillospiraceae bacterium, a single genomic region encodes these proteins:
- the fba gene encoding class II fructose-1,6-bisphosphate aldolase, with amino-acid sequence MGIVNTREMFDKAYKGGYAIGAFNVNNMEIVQGITEAAKEVNAPLILQVSSGARKYANHTYLMKLIEAAVIETGLPIAVHLDHGDTFELCKSCIDGGFSSVMIDGSHHSFEDNIQLTKQVVEYAHAHGVTVEGELGRLAGVEDDVNVSEEDASYTRPEEVEEFVAKTGVDSLAIAIGTSHGAYKFKPGQTPELRFDILEEIGRRLPNFPIVLHGASSVIPKYVKMINDNGGKMPDAIGIPEDMLRKAASLSVCKINIDSDLRLAMTGSIRQYFAQHPDHFDPRQYLAPARTNIKELVKDKLINVLGCDGKA; translated from the coding sequence ATGGGAATCGTAAACACCAGAGAAATGTTTGACAAAGCGTACAAAGGCGGTTATGCCATCGGTGCGTTCAACGTCAACAACATGGAAATTGTGCAAGGCATCACCGAGGCGGCAAAAGAAGTCAATGCCCCGTTGATTTTGCAAGTTTCGTCAGGTGCGCGCAAGTACGCCAACCACACCTATCTAATGAAGCTCATTGAGGCGGCTGTGATCGAAACGGGCCTGCCCATTGCTGTCCATCTTGATCATGGCGACACGTTTGAACTGTGTAAATCGTGCATTGATGGTGGCTTTTCATCGGTGATGATCGATGGCAGCCATCATAGCTTTGAAGATAATATCCAGCTGACCAAGCAAGTTGTTGAGTACGCCCACGCCCACGGTGTCACAGTTGAAGGAGAATTGGGGCGTTTGGCAGGCGTGGAAGATGACGTCAACGTCAGCGAAGAAGACGCGTCTTACACCCGCCCCGAAGAAGTGGAAGAATTCGTAGCAAAAACCGGCGTCGACAGCTTGGCAATTGCTATCGGCACAAGCCATGGAGCGTATAAATTCAAGCCGGGCCAAACCCCCGAATTGCGCTTTGACATTCTCGAAGAAATCGGCCGTCGTTTGCCCAATTTCCCCATCGTGCTACACGGTGCGTCGTCGGTCATCCCCAAATACGTTAAGATGATCAACGATAACGGTGGAAAAATGCCGGATGCCATCGGTATCCCTGAAGATATGTTACGCAAAGCCGCATCGCTGTCGGTCTGCAAAATCAACATCGATAGCGACCTACGTTTGGCTATGACAGGTTCAATTCGTCAGTATTTTGCACAACATCCAGACCATTTTGACCCACGTCAATATCTTGCGCCGGCGCGTACCAATATTAAAGAGTTGGTCAAAGATAAGTTGATTAACGTGTTGGGTTGCGACGGCAAAGCATAA
- a CDS encoding SAM-dependent methyltransferase: MQDFIEEITGFTQATFSQPRSKGGDGKVIARRYTAQGRDMVQFEYHNSGKVRHENLPLVEAYTCIEILLTQHFRQALIVTPETEFHVTYFSKLKVKRTMKQSNHTPRTHDRERQTILRDGEPVPFLIELGVMAQDGHVRKNKMAKFRQINSFLELLKDGLDTLPKQPRIVDFGCGKSYLTFALQHYLQRGEIIGLDLKEDVIASCNEIAERLDCKGLRFQQGDIQGLKIEPPVDMVVSLHVCDTATDDALAKAVTWRAPWIYAAPCCQHELLKTMGREDMQFIAKHGAMKEKLASLLTDGLRAMYLEACGYNVTVCEFIESEHTPKNLLIKAQLTCKPDHQLWKKACDAAKSWGVMPHLQKELMGLGIFD; this comes from the coding sequence AAGGGCGGGATATGGTGCAGTTTGAATATCATAACAGCGGCAAGGTCCGACACGAGAATCTGCCGCTTGTTGAGGCTTATACGTGTATTGAAATACTACTCACGCAACATTTCCGACAAGCCTTAATTGTCACGCCTGAGACAGAATTTCATGTCACGTATTTTAGCAAACTCAAAGTTAAGCGGACGATGAAACAGTCAAACCACACGCCACGCACCCACGACCGCGAACGGCAAACAATTTTGCGTGACGGCGAGCCTGTACCATTCTTGATCGAACTGGGCGTGATGGCACAAGATGGTCATGTCCGTAAAAATAAAATGGCGAAATTTAGGCAAATCAATAGTTTTCTCGAACTGCTCAAAGATGGGTTGGACACTTTGCCAAAACAGCCGCGCATTGTTGATTTTGGCTGTGGTAAGTCGTATTTGACGTTTGCGTTGCAGCATTATTTACAGCGCGGCGAAATTATTGGATTGGACTTGAAGGAAGATGTGATTGCAAGCTGCAATGAGATTGCCGAGCGGTTGGATTGCAAAGGCTTGCGGTTTCAACAAGGCGATATTCAGGGCTTGAAAATCGAGCCGCCCGTCGACATGGTGGTGAGTCTGCACGTGTGCGACACAGCGACTGATGACGCGCTGGCAAAAGCCGTTACATGGCGTGCGCCTTGGATTTACGCCGCGCCGTGTTGTCAGCACGAATTGTTGAAAACTATGGGACGCGAGGACATGCAGTTTATTGCAAAGCATGGCGCGATGAAAGAAAAATTGGCATCATTGCTAACCGATGGTTTGCGGGCGATGTATTTGGAAGCGTGTGGATATAACGTGACGGTATGTGAATTTATTGAGTCCGAGCACACACCGAAAAATTTACTTATCAAGGCGCAATTAACGTGCAAACCCGACCATCAATTGTGGAAAAAGGCGTGTGATGCGGCGAAATCGTGGGGTGTTATGCCGCATTTGCAAAAAGAGTTGATGGGCTTAGGAATTTTTGATTGA